The genomic stretch AGATACATAGAGGGCCTAAATGTAAAACGTGACCGATGGCCAAACGGTAAAATCCCACCCTCCCTGAGCCAGTCTTAATGCGGCCTCCTCATCTTCGTTCTTCACTCATCCCCTCGCGCGATCAAGGAGCAGCACTgcaaaccctaatctctctctcctACGCGCCGTCGGAACCACGCCTCTGTCGCCGGATCCCAGTAATTCGTCGCCGAGGTCCTGATTCCGTGGCCTCTTCTAGGGTTCGGAGATGGGTGACCACATGACCGTCTTCCGCTCGCTTTGCGAGCTCTTCCCTCAGGTACGATCGGTTCCCCTTCCTGCCTCGCATGAATCTACTTGTGTTGCTCGGAGGAGAAGGGGGTAGATGGTGCGAATTTATTTTTTCCGGCTAGCGAGTGTCTGGGTTCTTCTGAATTTCTCTCCTAGGATTGATTTGGCTACGGATTGATACATAATGGGATAAAGTAGGACGATTGCCTTGAGGCGGGGTGTGATTCTTGTTCCCAGCGGAAACTAGAGTGCTATTAGATCgggttttttcttttctgtaaaCAAAAGTTTTGATTCTTCCTTTTAGAAGGGATTACAAGGGATAATACCGATCTATCCCGCAAATACATGTACATCGTTATCGAACCAGGTTGAACCCCAGTAATCCCCACAAAAACATGAGATGCTGGTGTATGCCCAGTCCACTACCCTGACCTAGTGTTATCTAGGGATTGAGGTGGGAGAAGAGTATTGGGTAAAAGTAGGGGTTTCACCAAATACGGGTGGTGATTACCCCTATGATCCCAGCTAATAAAACTGTGCCAAACAAGGCCTTAGGGTAATTGTGCGTTATGCACATGGGTAATCTGCCATGCAGGGTATGTGTGGTACAGGTCTTCTGTCAAAGTAGTAATTGTTATTCTGTGCCCCTTTCTGCAGGTTGATCCTCGAATGCTGAAGGCTGTTGCAATAGAGCACCATAATGATGCTGATTCCGCCGTGGTTGCTGTCCTTGATGAAGTCATGCCATCTTCAGTTGGAATTTCTAGCGTTGACCATGAATCCGTCATTTTTAATGATGACCTAGTCAGAAATTTTTCTGCTCATGGTGCGCGTGAAACAGGAAGTTCATCATCTGCTGGTAAGTGTAAATATTGAGACTGGCTGGTCACTATATGCCGAAGTCTGTTGCAATATAGGACCATAAAGATAATTATTCCATGGTGGTAGTCGTCCTTGACTAAACTATGCTATGTATGACAGGTTCAATCGGGACCTCTAGCCTCCATCATGGACCTGGGGTAATTGTGGATGACCTTGTCAGAAATTTATCCGCTAATCATTCTGTGCGTGAGGTGGGAAGTTCATCAGCTGCTGGTAAGTATAGATTTTGAGATTATGGGCTAGTCTGGCGGGTgcatggtttttgagtcgctgtatagtcgctgaatagtcgctgtatagtcgccgagtcgttttccaaaaatcacggcgactcgcgactatacagcgacttatggcgactatacagcgactttGGTCGACTATACACTGAGTCGCAGCCTCGGCGACTTGACTTGACTCggcgactcaaaaaccatggGCGGGTGTGGAAGGCGTTTCTTCTGGATCCTTTTATTGACATATATATTTTATCCTTACTGTAAAATAGATATAGCTGAAGAGTGTGCATGAGTAGTTGCTAGTGTTGTGTTGGGATAGTGGTGACCGGATCTTCTGGTTTTAGTATAAGGCTGTGAGCTCAAAGCTAACCCAGTGTAGCACTTGGTCATTTGGGTGATGTAGCAGTGAATGTTTGGAATCTAAATGTTTTAGTGTTAAGTGAAGTAATCTAATCCCTCAAGGCTGCATCACGGTCTTTCTTATGTTTTCTTTAAATTTCTATCTTACTAATTGAGCTCATGTCTGTTTCACTTTAGTGCTAATCTGAACACTCCTTATCTTCAGTAATTGCAATAGTATTTTCTCTCTGATAATGCTCTCTGGTATTACCTTTTCTGTATTGTGAAGTTATGCTAATGAATGGACTGTCAAATCAGGGTATAATGTGCGGGATGAAGCTAACGGAAGTGTTGATTCTGCACGATGCACATCTTCTACAGAGTTCataatgcaagaaaatgtagTGGGTGAACGAGATGTGACTCCATCATTCCAAGTGATGAGCAAGCAACTAGATTTCCCTTTCTATTCTGCCCCTGAACTTAATGATAAATCGCGTGATTTGACCCTTGAAGATCATTTGGAATCCTGTTATACGAGTAACTTAGATCATTCAGACAGTGGAGTTGGCAATGGTGGAtctttctcaagtgaatatattgTTCAACCACTCATGCGGGAAAATGGGAATGACAGCATAGATCTTAATGTtgcacaagtccaagagcaagatttGGACATTGCAGTCCCAGTTGGGGATTATATTTCCCAGGATAGTTCTTTGAAGTTTCCTTGTAATTATTTGGAAGTGGGTTACAACACTTCTGCTCCTGTTCCCAACAGTGAAGTCTCACCTGAGTTGCTGTGTACTGAAAAAGACGCTTTTGCATCTGCTCTGGATTTTCCTATATCAGACATCAAAGAATCATTTGTTGGGTCTTCTGCAGTCTTAGTACAGAAGGATGAAAACAGTGCCAACATTGATTACAACACACAACAGTCAGGAGATATAATTGAGCATGGCGACACATTCTTGTCTTCTCAAAGTGATCTGATTCCTGATCTCAATTCTAATCACTtcgtctcaatggcttcaactcatTCAAGCCAGTCTGTTAGTATTGAGTCACTTGAGGATTCCATTGCTGATGCGAAAAACAAGAAGGTACTCCATTCACAGAAACTCTCTGCGCTGACCTTTttttggaacacttgtcatgcgcACACTAACTTCCATGTGCTTGCATATGTGTGTATTACACTTGGTGTACACACTTTTCTCTTATTTTGTATGCCCACTTCCTTATATTATCCTGAAAAAGTTGCATGATACTTAACATTTACCCTAAGTCATGACTTGTTTACTAAAAATAAGTAAAAGAAAACGATGTCATTTTAGTATTGTGTGTTCATTATGGATTAAAATGACAGATTAGACACAATGTGCATTCTGTTAAAAGAGAATGCACCTCTTCAGAGGCACAAGTCAACCTTAATTTATCATGTTTGATGCACTGAAATGAAGTGAAAGAAGGATCTTGCTAAAAGTACCATTAGTTGACTACTTTGAATGGGCTTATTGGAAAAAAGAGACCAAGAAGAATGTCGCGACCATACTTATTCTGCTGTATATAAAGAAGCGATTGGATATTTGGCTGCATATCTTGAAGCTATGGTAGAGTAGTAGATCTAGTCTGAAAATGCGAATTTGGCACTAGCTGACAGGCTGCAGAAACTAGTCAGTGCAAGGCTCTACTAAAAAGgacccagtgctgagagctcccgcactgtgcggggtctggggaagaGTGCAAGGCTCTACTAGGTTGATTAAAATCAATTTGGGTCATGGCAGTGATACACTGATACTTGCGTATTGGCCATTTTCGTGTGCTTGCTCCAACACAAGAAACTTGCACAGAAAATTCCCCTTTCTAAAAACACACTATTTATGGCGGTTTAAGAGATTCTGGTCCAAGGAGCCACTTCGATTCATCCTGGGCCGACTTGATGCAACTGTGTTCTACAtacatttacttcacattttgaaAGGTTTAATAGCTTCTTAGTTTCTGTGGAGCTAAAATTACCCCGGATTTGCCTGAATGCTTCTGTCCAACAAACTGAATCAACCATGGTTTATATGTTACTTTTCTCTATATAATACATACTGCATAGAAAATTGCGAACACTGGTTTattcaagtggtaaaatgcacccTGTTATAATGGCTGCTTCGTTGATCACTATTGAAGTTAGACACTTATTCTTGTGCTATGGCATACTGCAGAACGATCTGTTACCCTCTCTTCAGCTGGTTACGAAGATGATAGAGGATGTAGAACTTCTTGAAGAAAAGGCTGAAGTGGCCAAGCGTGAATCATCTACTTCTGGTGCAAGCATCCTCACCAAAGTTGAGGAGCTCAAAGAGATGTTGAATCATGCAAAAGAAGCAAACGATATGGTTTGCCCTTTTATCCCTTGATGATCGATTATTTTATAGAAGAGGTAACTCATTGAGTTGCTTAGCCTGAAGCAATCTGATCTTTTATGTTACATACAGCATGCTGGTGAGGTTTACGGTGAGAGATCTATTTTGACCACGGAGGCACGGGAGCTCCAATCTCGACTTCAGAGGCTGTCAGAAGAGAGGAATAATTATCTAGATGTAATTGAAGAGGTAGTATCTCAATGCTTTGTAGTATATATGTATATTGCACATGCTACCATCCTGCATGAGAACTTAAAGGAAATGAATATGTAATACTTTGTTATTGTTGGCATCATGTTAATTCTTTGATGTTAGAAACTTCTTCCTCCATGGACTAAGCTTCCTAACAGTACGTTGAATGGATGGCCAGTCATGTCTTGGCCGTATTAGTTGGTCTGTTTATTGTTACATAAAATTAATTTTATGACAAAACATAGTTGCTCAcagtttaatttttttattatgaAACATAGTTGCTCTTAATCTAAAATGAATTTATAGTTTATATTGGATGCATTGAGTTGAAATTTTATTTGAATTATGAACTTTGATCTAAAGCTAAACATGATCTGCAAATTTAATCTATATAGATACGGCAAACTCTTGAGGAAAGATTGGCTGCTGCACAACTGGAATATGAAGCTGCTGAGAAGGAAAAGGTTAAAAAGGAAGCTTCTGCTCAGGCACTGCTTAGCAAACAGGAAAAGGAGATGAATTCCATCGTTGAAGAATCAAGAAAGTTGCAGAAAGAAGCTGAGGAGAATTTGAAGGTTTAAGCGTGCAGCCTTTATATTCTTGCTGTTGTTTCTGTGTTATTTTCTTGTTCCATAATATATGTTGCTATCTGTTCACTAATGACTGTCAATTCTAATATTATTTTGTGGATAATGGATAATTTTGTTCTTGTGGAGTTCATCCATGTGTTGTTTTTTTAGTACTGCTAGAAGAATAATCTTTGTTCGATTTCAATTGTTAATGTTGCGTTGAATTATTTGGATGAACAGCTGAAGGATTTCTTGGTTGAGCGGGGTCGAATTGTGGATACACTGCAGTAAGTCCTCATTCGAATTGCTACTTCGGCACCACTAAACTGTTTCATTCAGCAATAGCTTGGGCTATAGCTTATTTAGATAATTAAATCTCAAATAAACTATAATTGGTTGTTCATGATCTTGTATGAGTTTATCATCTTCAGAAGATGATCACAATACCTCTACGAATTTTAAGTTAAATCATGCTTTTAGTTTGGTTATGAAATCTGTGTAGTATTCTTTCCAGTTCCAGGTAAATGAGATAATTCTTGTGCAATACCTCTGTTAAGAAATGAATGATGTGATAGTGCTCTCAAACTTCCCTATTTGAACAACTAGTATACAAAAGAGCTATCTAAGTTGGTTAGGTGAAAATGGGCCATTTGATTTCTCAAATAAACCATAATTGGTTGTTCATGATCTTGTATGAGTTTATCATCTTCAGAAGATGATCACAATACCTCTACGAATTTTAAGTTAAAATCATGCTTGTAGTTTGGTTATGAAATCTGTGTAGTATTCTTTTCAGTTCCAGGTAAATGAGATAATTCTTGTGCAATACCTCTGTTCAGAAATGAATGATGTGAGAGTGCTGTCAAACTTCCCTATGTGAACAACTAATATACAAAAGagctactccctctgattcatattacttgatgctaaaatggatgtatctatacctaaaatgtgtctagatacatctatattggcgtcaagtaatataaatcggagggagtatctaaGTTGGTTAGGTGAAAATGTGCCATTTGATTTCTCATGTAAAATATTTTCACAAAATTATGTTACAAACATATCAGTACAAAAAAAGCTGTCAAACATATTGGAACCGTGCCAATGTCTAAAACATCGTATAGTCCTACGTATGTTTCGCTGTCTACTGTGATGTTTGTAACTGTTCAGACACATTTTCTGAAGTACCAGCCAGATAATTTAAATTATTTATATTGAGGATATTAAACTCCATGAAGTATTGTAGTTCTTATTATTGTCCTTTGGCAGAGGTGAGATGGCTGTTATCTGTGAGGATGTATCACAACTGAAGCGAATAGTGGATGAGCGCCTATCATGGAGCAAGTTACAGCGATCAACAATTTCAAGCCTCTCTTCTTCGCTGCATTCTTCACTTCACAGGAGTGGGAGTTCCTCAGATAGGACTATTGGAGCAGTTGAGGCTACAGATAAACATACAGTCGCTGAAGGTGCAAGGCCAGGTGTTGAAGACCCGGATGTGGACGAGAGAATGGTTGAAATGTTAGATGGCTGCGATAATGAAAGTGCAAGTTGGGTGGTTGAAGACGATAGCAAGCATAGGGGTTCCAACGAGGATGGCTGGGAGATTCTGAACTGAAGATGCCTGAAGATTGGCCGATTGCATGAGGATCTCAATAAAAATAGCAAATCAGGGATAATAGTCATTTAATAAACGGTCCATCGGCCTTTGTTTTGGAGCAAATGTAGCAGGCTTTACTATTCTGGCACTCGTCAGACTGGCAGTTGCCCTTTTTGTGAAGCCATGGCGGCagtatttgagatgagtgcaaatTGGGCTGACATGATATGTGTATATACCGTGCTTCAGCTTATAATATATAAAATTGATGGTTACGGTGCCACTGCCAACTTT from Lolium rigidum isolate FL_2022 chromosome 4, APGP_CSIRO_Lrig_0.1, whole genome shotgun sequence encodes the following:
- the LOC124707843 gene encoding uncharacterized protein LOC124707843, encoding MGDHMTVFRSLCELFPQVDPRMLKAVAIEHHNDADSAVVAVLDEVMPSSVGISSVDHESVIFNDDLVRNFSAHGARETGSSSSAGSIGTSSLHHGPGVIVDDLVRNLSANHSVREVGSSSAAGYNVRDEANGSVDSARCTSSTEFIMQENVVGERDVTPSFQVMSKQLDFPFYSAPELNDKSRDLTLEDHLESCYTSNLDHSDSGVGNGGSFSSEYIVQPLMRENGNDSIDLNVAQVQEQDLDIAVPVGDYISQDSSLKFPCNYLEVGYNTSAPVPNSEVSPELLCTEKDAFASALDFPISDIKESFVGSSAVLVQKDENSANIDYNTQQSGDIIEHGDTFLSSQSDLIPDLNSNHFVSMASTHSSQSVSIESLEDSIADAKNKKNDLLPSLQLVTKMIEDVELLEEKAEVAKRESSTSGASILTKVEELKEMLNHAKEANDMHAGEVYGERSILTTEARELQSRLQRLSEERNNYLDVIEEIRQTLEERLAAAQLEYEAAEKEKVKKEASAQALLSKQEKEMNSIVEESRKLQKEAEENLKLKDFLVERGRIVDTLQGEMAVICEDVSQLKRIVDERLSWSKLQRSTISSLSSSLHSSLHRSGSSSDRTIGAVEATDKHTVAEGARPGVEDPDVDERMVEMLDGCDNESASWVVEDDSKHRGSNEDGWEILN